In Malus sylvestris chromosome 15, drMalSylv7.2, whole genome shotgun sequence, a single genomic region encodes these proteins:
- the LOC126602784 gene encoding uncharacterized protein LOC126602784, translating into MESEYIGYFEVMRQSNWLKNLLQDMQIVKTIERPLKIYCDNTSAVFFAKNNKRSEASRLMDIKYLKVQDQVRDEIIDIEHISTHEMVADPLTKAIHVTTFKKRVMKMGLYPSLDHL; encoded by the coding sequence ATGGAATCCGAGTATATTGGCTACTTTGAGGTAATGAGGCAATCAAATTGGCTGAAAAACTTGTTACAAGATATGCAGATTGTGAAAACCATTGAGAGGCCACTGAAAATATATTGTGATAATACTTCTGCAGTGTTCTTTGCCAAGAACAACAAGAGATCAGAAGCTTCGAGACTGATGGACATCAAGTATTTAAAAGTGCAAGATCAAGTCAGAGATGAAATCATTGACATTGAACATATCAGTACTCATGAAATGGTGGCGGATCCTTTGACTAAAGCTATCCATGTTACAACATTCAAAAAGCGTGTTATGAAAATGGGATTGTATCCTTCATTGGATCATCTGTAA